In one window of Juglans regia cultivar Chandler chromosome 3, Walnut 2.0, whole genome shotgun sequence DNA:
- the LOC118348060 gene encoding uncharacterized protein LOC118348060 isoform X2: protein MVDIQEIVFSRCVVSYRHSPKAPLLWKNICTRPKLWPFLYVVLGPEFDPIVAAINSRDTFPLLENVISKMRDFDLRISSSRGSGNSAIALNTTRTFGSKPLLPLQIVLVGVASLTTGLLLDVASSLKLVVAVAMALLVVDKFHASFVFSVVVQIIKWKIVVLLMRKRTNTRHFLQFKPTTLLMKQGTHTWVPTNIWLPLKLRHKDLRKNQVLRKGLVED, encoded by the exons ATGGTCGACATACAAGAGATCGTGTTCAGCAGATGTGTGGTGAGTTATAGGCACTCACCAAAGGCTCCTCTTCTATGGAAGAATATCTGCACAAGGCCAAAGCTTTGGCCCTTTCTCTATGTGGTGTTGGGACCCGAATTTGATCCCATTGTGGCTGCCATTAACTCTAGAGACACATTTCCACTTCTTGAAAATGTCATTAGCAAAATGAGAGATTTTGACCTTCGCATCTCCTCATCCCGTGGCTCTGGAAATTCTGCTATCGCCCTCAATACCACTCGTACGTTTGGTTCTAAACCACTCTTACCTTTGCAAATTGTGCTTGTGGGAGTGGCAAGCCTCACGACAGGCCTTCTGCTGGACGTGGCCAGCAGCCTCAAACTTGTGGTAGCAGTAGCCATGGCTCTACTCGTGGTGGACAAGTTTCACGCATCATTTGTTTTCAGTGTGGTGGTCCAAATCATAAAGTGGAAAATTGTTGTGCTTCTGATGAGGAAGCGGACCAATACCAGGCATTTCTTGCAGTTCAAGCCGACAACACTATTGATGAAACAGGGTACCCATACATGGGTGCCAACCAACATATGGCTCCCACTTAAACTGAGGCACAAG GATCTGAGGAAGAACCAAGTACTACGTAAAGGGCTTGTGGAGGACTGA